The genomic stretch AGGGGCTGACCGGTTTCCAGCATCACCAGATTGGTGATGTCGACGACGTTGTTGATCGGCCGCAGGCCGGCCCGCTCCAGGCGGCGCTGAAGCCAGGCGGGTGACGGCTCCACCCGCACGCCGGAGAGGGCCGTGAGGCTGTAAAGCCCGCCGGCTTCGATCGCCGCGGCGCTGGCCGGATCCACCGGCAGGGGGTCGCTGGGGATCACCGGCGCTGCGGGGGGGAGGCTGAGATCGCCGCCGGTGAGGGCCGCCACTTCCCTGGCGATGCCCAGCATCGAGAGTCCGTCGGGGCGGTTGGCGGTGATCGCCAGCTCCAGCACCTGGTCGTCGAGGCCGAGGGCCGCCGCCACTGGGGTGCCCAGGGCCGGCACCTCCTCCAGCAGCTCATCGAGGACGGCGATGCCCTCGGAACTGTCGGCCAGACCCAGTTCCCTGAGGGAACAGATCATGCCGGTGCTGGCCACCCCCCGCAGTTCACTGGCCTTGATGGTCAGATCCACGGCGCTGAGATGGGCGCCCACCAGAGCCACGGGCACGTGGATGCCGGCGCGCACGTTGGAGGCCCCGCAGACCACCTGCAGCAGCGTTCCGGCAGGACCGGTCGGAGTCACCCTCAGCTGACAGACGCTCAGCCGGTCGGCATCGGGGTGGGGGTGCCTGTCTTCCACATACCCCACCACCACACCTTCGGCCTGGCTGGCGAGGTCGTCGATCGCCTCCACCTCGAAGCCGGCGATCGACAGACGCTCAGCAAGTTCCTCGACTGGACCATCGCAGGAGACCAGTTCCCGCAACCACTGGAGCGAGACCCGCATCCGCCTGCATCGATCAAGGCAGAGATCCTAAGGATCGGAATGCCGGAGGCCGGGAGGGTAAGGTGTCGGATTGTCATTACGCCTCGCCTCAAGCGGCGCACGTCCTTCCCATGGCCAAGAACAAGGGCGTCCGGATCGTGATCACTCTCGAGTGCACCGAATGCCGGTCCAATCCCGCCAAGCGCTCTCCTGGAGTGTCCCGTTACACCTCCCAGAAGAACCGCCGCAACACCACGGAACGGCTGGAGCTGAAGAAGTTCTGCCCTCACTGCAACAAGAGCACGGTCCACAAAGAGATCAAGTGAGGTCCCCGGGTCGCCGTCATCGGCGCTGACCCCTGCAGCTCGTCCTTCATTCCCCTGTCCGTTTTCGCCCACTCATGTCCAGTTCCTTTTTCAAGAAGCGCCTCTCACCGATCAAGCCGGGTGATCCGATCGACTACAAGGATGTCGATCTGCTCAAGAAGTTCATCACCGAGCGCGGCAAGATCCTTCCCCGCCGCCTCTCGGGTCTCACCGCCAAGCAGCAGCGCGATCTCACCAACGCGGTCAAGCGGGCCAGGATCGTGGCTCTGCTTCCCTTCGTGAACCCCGAAGGCTGAGCGACCCTTTCCCTGCCCCAGCGGAGCATGGCGTTTGCAACCGGGTGATCTCGTCGGTCTGATCGGCTCGAAGGGGCCCGAACTGGCTGTGATCGAGGCCATCAACGGCAGCCGTGCCCGTCTGAGGGCCGGCTGGGACGCCAGGTCCCAGGTCATCCCCATGCGTCAGCTCGATCTGCTGGCCTCGCTGCCGGGAGTTCACGAGCCGCCCTCCCGCCTGGATCAGCCCCCCTGGCACCTGGCCCCTTCCGACCTGGTGGCCGCGGCTCCCGTCCGCCGCGACCTGGGAGCGGCCTGGCTTCTGCTGGTGGAGGCCCCCCCGGAGGAGGGGGTGAGTCTGGAGGAGTTCACCGAACTGGTGGCCGGCGGCGACCGTCCGGCCGCCCGGGCCGCCTGCTGGTTCTGGTTGCATCAGGGTGAGCAGCACCTGTTCCGCTGGCGCCAGGGCCGGGTGCACCCCCGTTCCCTCCGCGATCTGCGCCAGCTGCGTCATGACCGGCACCGTCAGGCGCTGGACGAGAGGCGGGTGCAGCACTGGCATCGTCTCCTGAGCCAGCGCAGCCCCTTCGATCCCTCCGCGCTCGATCCAGCCCAGACCCAGCAGCTGCGGCAGTTGCTGGCCTTCGCCGCCGGGGAGATCGAGGAGTTGCGCGATCCGGAGCTCCGCCGGGGCCTGCAGGCGGCGCACTGCAGCGCCGAACCCGGTGCAGTCCGTCGCCTGCTCGTGGACCTGGGCCAGTGGCAGCCCCATGCCCTGCCGTCGCTGCGCAGCACCGTCTGGGAGAAGGGGTTCGATCCTGTTCTGCTGGCCGAGGCCGAACGCTTGCTGGCTCAGGCCGACCTGGAGCAACCCGGCGACGAGAGCCGCCGCGATCTCACCGCCCTGCGCAGCTACACCATCGATGACGCCGACACCGAGGAGATCGATGACGCCGTCTCGCTGGAGCCCCTGGGCGGGGGCGGCCTGCGGCTCTGGGTTCACATCGCCGATCCCGGGAGACTGGTGGCGAGCGGCTCTCCCCTCGACCTGGAGGCCCGGCGGCGTGGCTCCAGCCTGTACCTGGCCTCCGGGGTGGTGCCGATGTTCCCCCTGCCCCTGGCGGTCGGGCCGTTCAGCCTGCGCCAGGGACAGCGCTGTCCCGCCTGGAGCTGTGCGGTGGAGCTGTCCGAAGACGGCAGCGTGGCCCGCCATGAGCTCGTGCGCAGCTGGATCC from Synechococcus sp. CBW1107 encodes the following:
- the rpmG gene encoding 50S ribosomal protein L33, with the protein product MAKNKGVRIVITLECTECRSNPAKRSPGVSRYTSQKNRRNTTERLELKKFCPHCNKSTVHKEIK
- the rpsR gene encoding 30S ribosomal protein S18 gives rise to the protein MSSSFFKKRLSPIKPGDPIDYKDVDLLKKFITERGKILPRRLSGLTAKQQRDLTNAVKRARIVALLPFVNPEG
- a CDS encoding ribonuclease catalytic domain-containing protein, producing the protein MQPGDLVGLIGSKGPELAVIEAINGSRARLRAGWDARSQVIPMRQLDLLASLPGVHEPPSRLDQPPWHLAPSDLVAAAPVRRDLGAAWLLLVEAPPEEGVSLEEFTELVAGGDRPAARAACWFWLHQGEQHLFRWRQGRVHPRSLRDLRQLRHDRHRQALDERRVQHWHRLLSQRSPFDPSALDPAQTQQLRQLLAFAAGEIEELRDPELRRGLQAAHCSAEPGAVRRLLVDLGQWQPHALPSLRSTVWEKGFDPVLLAEAERLLAQADLEQPGDESRRDLTALRSYTIDDADTEEIDDAVSLEPLGGGGLRLWVHIADPGRLVASGSPLDLEARRRGSSLYLASGVVPMFPLPLAVGPFSLRQGQRCPAWSCAVELSEDGSVARHELVRSWIRPTYRLTYGDGDALIDLAPPEEPDLARLQGLLERRRRWREARGALSMEQSEGRIRCRGDHPELEITDPSPARALVAEAMILAGSVVATHAADLGLAMPFRGQPVSELPPESELEALPAGPVRNAALRRCLSRGSTGAAVSPHFSLGLPAYVQATSPIRRYADLVAQRQLAATISAEEPLDETQMGELLEELDRVIREGIQISREDQRHWQQVWFEEHRGEHWPAVFLRWLRPQDRLALVHLESLAMDQAVRAPESCQPGDALTVQVQLVDSLSDLLRLEAR